One stretch of Procambarus clarkii isolate CNS0578487 chromosome 35, FALCON_Pclarkii_2.0, whole genome shotgun sequence DNA includes these proteins:
- the LOC123768415 gene encoding uncharacterized protein isoform X2 — MLAPSVRSALLLGLLLLAAGSVGSVPARARLPNGQASGDLGDEATKVIDAGVLQRLWSGISTSLGSLTGFGKRDVDARMKRFREDSLHRLKEEMKSLLQVHRRPRRDHAVETLLTRDEKGYYRLLDLDENVNPILQAFAAPATPISMVAFENQDFLFWFITESFTRNNPGRLHVYGFQKASDLQTTSIDTMGATKCVPVLLLEKFVEFVCVESQRDRAADKTKVGCGVYRLTWAGGLVVTFHRSLGTHGAQDVAIWELGGYTYLAFANSYDEIKQTGDISSVVFRLQVTTLAGKVYTTYDKLDSASFGSMTARGVEAFRIESRQFVAVANYADDLGNVEIESDIFVYDVRRATWKPFQRIRTSAATDWKAFNFISGPNAEYFLVVANEFKYDKAGNKNFEVDSVIYKYDDGKFVPFQCIKTFGAREWVVYQGPNGEFVLAVVNSQAGVFFYQYNGWRFVRSPFKVSTAGVERAWINWAPRTLNNVLLSVVNPYTGTGRPQVFYLKFEHRKPLAVYHNETTAWCGSYKGVLEDGLGALAGRTRGAPKTDRPYTFLRPITIHGDLLLPAGRYFSSVRDIYVKGENYKVDSSFASLSNRVEDVDKALMRVAKARTRITVSKKVVGPDLDDLHFSNVEFKCKTENGMDCTVDDLTVKTINGMDSSFEGAMRLTQDVKLANLSFGEVVLSSGAAASVAFLGGPEFPLTPVSDVVTLGGDFNIVGEKTFEVIKANNLIVSGTVDSVGIDARNLLLTVTDQRINSDVTMASLSTSNIQSITVNGENFSSFVKKLVLNNTNQHITGPLLVDGDLVAKFIGTGNVTVPVDPRVVAARALFHNQKETQEITGAHTLGGLTVQRGLDVWGRINGVAVPRDLYLRNRGETINLPTSFETIVADNVLVKTALGNVKVINGKLDLLLLNGDQTISGTKSFISITLLGHSTVALTVAGYRLQDFQKMLVAEFVEGVNSGRRVLGSVQFLDTLNVTDGIVNGVNIYDILNNAVLVETRSIPRTFIFENAVKVVGDFNVTRQLNGKRPEDYLWRRTSQVFTKNVTFTSDIRVHGNINVKTVNGVKLGGLVTQLVLKDGSQTIVKDVHLYSPVVTDLTVRGQVLLNEVDLADTVVLNSTTVISGVKTFTTVKLLSNVVAGVVKLAPLGTVDGVVFDELFFSNSLRKSGGLQHLVGRNINVLAASTVSGTDLAAFEKSLVHKDGTLALITGTLTFTGPVTVHNLTFATSFDGVSAETYKSSWVMKTGSQSLTGVNVMQSVEASQVTFSGRLIKGANLDRLVRHTAKIDEPTTLQMVSFGRMISVGEVILDGKIQGWNLNKEALRSDGLGQKVTGRKVFRSPVHYTGAFSVSQNIVVKNSPEDAPLAIDVGRLCVRVGKPGTTIYLKQWTIGGDVHFGGTLTLTDSLNGEDVSTLRDVFWLTDVPNVIASVVSFASVNHGAHVNLVLDVMGKINGHDLGVVWDQMLKKECRGQMVNGEFTIDTLTAEAVITDVVYNPPDNIGVTDLLHVFMKDGYQEITGRLKITKLEAKSDIILNGTLNGLRIGTDFVQYGKTAVITGRKTFLQNLIVRGNLTVVEEATIQGVDVSELGRLAIGTLSGATYKIPGVTTFKGLTYNGLDLRVSGTVDGVLVRQDTLLLRTGDQEMTGSLTLNPGPSGVTLEAGSVIILDNRFNKMDLGRLKNLTVKINAPSIVKAPITFVDTCYFNTVTLVNDLINAYNISDLGRVINGDYLVSMGDHLGVALNTAHKTKAALADEDAEIWYYEESSLESVYRFLAVTLQGDYLQPKAYDTLVGLDKNNNLVATYRIASNFPRLYRAVRVLDPVSVAGLGSGLLATCGGSLMNMTSQLNKTLDFNMIPLESGVQSSYGHIHSLAGQIGLEAAFGIVQCKDLVSFRLKDNRRCLAVLDYVASSTVVCGLPSSGFRLLNYLHTTRAVKGAWLSQGHDTYLVVAEEGSDFEPGYLKLFRHDEKTDKMQLVRTLAVAGASDVDAVSWESRAVVTVTTLPNRFCNSSVLVFSVKSEHNLEVKMLQKLEIDGVVHGRLSLTPLGEVGLFMQRRRDLLIYYMKGGKFVFGRKIKTTPSLCPSSFPFVYGNPGTLMISYSGLGWLEAQDDEDALSLVPSTMYNAVYRGKMK, encoded by the exons ATGCTGGCTCCGTCCGTAAGGAGCGCGTTGCTCCTGGGGCTACTGTTGCTGGCAGCAGGGTCT GTTGGGAGTGTACCAGCCAGAGCCAGGCTCCCTAACGGCCAGGCGTCTGGAGACCTCGGCGATGAGGCTACGAAGGTGATAGACGCTGGTGTGCTTCAGAGACTGTGGTCTGGTATCAGCACTAGCCTCGGCTCTCTGACGGGCTTTGGCAAGCGTGATGTAG ATGCACGTATGAAAAGGTTCAGGGAAGACAGCCTCCACAGGTTGAAGGAAGAGATGAAGTCACTGTTGCAGGTGCACAGGAGGCCCAGGCGTGACCACGCTGTCGAGACACTTCTTACCAGAGATGAAAAGG GTTACTACAGACTGTTGGATCTTGACGAGAATGTGAACCCCATCCTGCAGGCATTTGCAGCCCCTGCGACTCCTATATCGATGGTAGCATTTGAAAACCAAGACTTCCTCTTTTGGTTCATTACTGAAAGCTTCACTAGGAACAACCCTGGACGCTTGCACGTCTATGGTTTTCAAAAGGCAA GTGATCTGCAGACTACTTCCATAGACACGATGGGGGCCACGAAATGCGTGCCTGTTCTGCTACTGGAAAAGTTCGTAGAGTTCGTGTGCGTGGAGTCCCAGAGAGATAGGGCTGCGGACAAGACGAAA GTCGGGTGTGGTGTGTACAGGCTGACGTGGGCCGGAGGGCTCGTGGTCACCTTCCACAGAAGTCTGGGCACACATGGTGCTCAAGACGTCGCAATATG GGAGCTTGGAGGTTATACATACTTGGCCTTTGCCAATTCTTATGATGAAATCAAACAGACCGGAGACATTTCCAGCGTAGTATTCAGACTACAG GTAACCACTCTGGCTGGTAAAGTGTACACCACCTACGACAAGCTAGACAGCGCCTCCTTCGGCAGCATGACCGCTCGTGGAGTCGAGGCTTTCAGGATTGAGTCGCGCCAGTTTGTCGCGGTTGCTAACTACGCTGACGACCTGG GTAACGTGGAGATTGAGAGCGACATTTTCGTGTATGATGTGCGCAGAGCTACCTGGAAGCCTTTCCAGCGTATTCGCACAAGTGCTGCCACTGACTGGAAGGCCTTCAACTTTATCTCTGGACCCAATGCAGAATACTTCCTTGTTGTAGCTAATGAATTTAAATATGACAAAG CTGGCAACAAGAACTTTGAGGTGGACTCTGTTATCTACAAGTACGACGATGGCAAGTTCGTACCCTTCCAGTGCATAAAGACGTTCGGCGCCCGGGAGTGGGTGGTGTACCAG GGACCAAATGGTGAATTTGTGTTGGCTGTGGTCAACAGTCAGGCTGGAGTGTTCTTCTACCAGTACAATGGCTGGAGGTTCGTCCGTAGCCCCTTCAAGGTCTCTACTGCT GGTGTAGAGAGAGCTTGGATCAACTGGGCACCGAGGACCTTGAACAATGTTCTCCTCTCTGTTGTGAACCCCTACACGGGTACGGGTCGCCCTCAGGTGTTCTACCTCAAGTTTGAACATAGGAAGCCACTAGCC GTGTACCACAACGAGACGACTGCTTGGTGTGGCTCCTATAAGGGTGTCCTGGAGGACGGCCTTGGGGCCCTGGCTGGGCGTACACGCGGGGCCCCCAAGACTGACCGCCCTTACACCTTCTTGCGACCCATCACCATCCACGGAGACCTCCTGCTGCCGGCGGGCCGCTACTTCTCTAGCGTGAGAGAT ATTTATGTAAAGGGGGAGAATTACAAGGTTGACTCTAGCTTTGCAAGTCTGTCGAATCGCGTAGAAGACGTGGATAAAGCCTTGATGAGGGTGGCTAAAGCTAGAACCAGGATTACTGTATCGAAGAAAGTTGTTGGTCCAGATTTGG ATGACCTTCACTTCTCTAATGTCGAATTCAAATGCAAGACTGAAAATGGTATGGACTGTACAGTGGACGACCTGACTGTGAAAACT ATCAACGGTATGGATTCTTCATTCGAGGGCGCCATGAGGTTGACCCAGGATGTTAAACTTGCCAACTTGAGTTTTGGAGAGGTGGTGTTGTCGAGCGGAGCTGCGGCCAGTGTTGCCTTCCTCGGTGGGCCGGAGTTCCCACTGACGCCCGTCTCTGACGTAGTCACACTTGGTGGTGACTTCAATATAGTTGGAGAAAAGACTTTTGAGGTTATAAAGGCGAACAACTTGATAGTATCTGGAACAG TCGATTCTGTTGGTATTGACGCGAGGAACCTGTTGCTAACGGTGACAGACCAGAGGATCAACTCTGACGTAACTATGGCGTCACTCTCTACATCTAACATACAGAGCATCACCGTTAATGGAGAAAACTTCTCTAGCTTCGTCAAGAAGCTAGTTTTAAATAATACAAATCAACATATAACTG GTCCCCTGCTTGTGGACGGTGATCTTGTGGCAAAGTTTATTGGAACTGGGAACGTCACAGTGCCGGTGGACCCGAGAGTCGTGGCAGCTAGAGCACTCTTCCACAACCAGAAGGAAACACAAGAAATAACGG GTGCTCACACCCTCGGAGGGCTGACTGTACAACGAGGCCTGGATGTCTGGGGCCGTATTAATGGCGTCGCTGTTCCTCGAGACTTGTACCTCAGAAACAGAGGAGAGACCATAAATCTTCCCACCTCCTTTGAGACCATTGTGGCAGATAACGTTTTGGTCAAAACTGCTCTTGGCAATGTGAAG GTAATAAATGGAAAGTTGGACTTGTTGCTCCTGAATGGTGACCAGACAATATCTGGCACAAAGTCGTTCATCAGCATAACTTTACTTGGCCACTCTACAGTTGCTCTGACAGTGGCCGGTTATAGACTACAAGACTTCCAAAAGATGTTGGTTGCAGAATTTGTAGAGGGAGTAAATT CTGGGAGGCGGGTTCTCGGCTCGGTACAGTTCCTGGACACGCTTAATGTGACTGATGGCATAGTGAACGGTgtcaatatatatgatatcctgaacaatgcTGTCCTCGTGGAGACGCGTAGCATCCCCCGCACCTTCATATTTGAGAATGCTGTGAAG GTTGTAGGAGACTTTAATGTGACTAGACAATTGAACGGTAAAAGACCAGAAGATTATCTCTGGAGAAGAACCTCTCAAGTATTTACCAAGAACGTCACTTTTACGTCTGATATT AGAGTGCACGGAAATATTAACGTGAAGACTGTTAATGGCGTAAAGTTGGGTGGACTTGTCACACAACTAGTCTTGAAAGATGGGTCCCAAACCATTGTTAAAGATGTGCACTTGTATAGTCCGGTAGTGACCGACCTGACGGTTAGAGGACAAGTTCTCCTTAACGAGGTAGATCTCGCCGACACTGTAGTCTTAAATTCGACTACTGTAATAAGCG GTGTAAAGACCTTTACAACAGTCAAATTGTTGTCTAATGTGGTTGCGGGTGTGGTGAAGCTGGCACCACTTGGCACTGTGGACGGCGTGGTGTTTGATGAACTCTTCTTCAGTAACTCGCTACGAAAATCTG gcGGACTACAGCACCTGGTGGGCAGGAACATTAATGTACTAGCGGCGTCCACTGTCAGTGGCACGGACCTCGCTGCCTTCGAGAAGAGTTTAGTACACAAGGACGGGACTCTGGCTCTCATCACCGGGACTCTCACCTTTACTGGCCCAGTCACTGTTCACAACTTAACATTCGCCA CCAGCTTTGACGGCGTGTCAGCCGAGACCTACAAGTCTTCGTGGGTGATGAAGACTGGCAGCCAGTCCTTGACGGGAGTGAATGTCATGCAGAGTGTGGAAGCTTCTCAAGTTACTTTTTCGGGACGTCTAATTAAGGGTGCCAACCTGGACCGTCTAGTGAGGCACACTGCCAAGATTGACGAGCCTACCACTCTACAAATGGTCTCGTTTG GTAGAATGATCTCGGTTGGAGAGGTTATCTTGGATGGCAAAATACAAGGCTGGAACTTGAATAAAGAAGCTTTAAGATCTGATGGACTCGGTCAAAAG GTTACTGGGAGGAAGGTGTTCAGGTCGCCTGTCCACTACACCGGAGCGTTCTCAGTGTCCCAGAACATTGTGGTGAAGAACTCTCCGGAGGATGCCCCTCTGGCTATAGATGTTGGAAGGCTGTGTGTGAGGGTAGGCAAGCCCGGCACCACCATATACTTGAAGCAGTGGACCATCGGTG GTGATGTCCACTTTGGAGGAACCCTTACACTGACCGATTCTCTGAACGGCGAAGATGTGTCCACACTAAGGGATGTGTTCTGGCTTACTGATGTTCCCAATGTGATTGCTTCAGTAGTGTCCTTCGCCTCTGTGAACCATGGCGCCCATGTTAATCTCGTGCTGGATGTTATG GGGAAAATAAATGGCCACGACCTGGGAGTCGTGTGGGACCAGATGTTGAAAAAAGAATGCCGGGGACAAATGGTTAATGGCGAGTTCACTATAGACACATTAACAGCAGAGGCAGTAATTACAGACGTGGTGTACAACCCACCAGACAATATTGGCGTA ACTGATCTTCTTCACGTTTTCATGAAAGACGGGTACCAAGAAATAACTGGTAGACTGAAAATTACCAAACTGGAAGCAAAGA GTGATATAATCTTGAATGGTACTCTTAATGGGCTGAGAATCGGCACCGATTTTGTCCAGTACGGAAAGACTGCTGTAATCACAGGAAGGAAAACCTTCCTTCAAAATCTTATTGTCAGAGGAAACTTGACTGTAGTGGAAGAAGCAACGATTCAG GGTGTGGACGTGTCTGAACTCGGGAGACTTGCCATCGGAACCTTGAGTGGGGCGACGTACAAGATTCCTGGCGTTACCACCTTCAAAGGACTAACATATAATGGCTTGGATTTAAG AGTGTCCGGTACTGTTGATGGCGTCCTGGTGAGGCAGGACACGCTGCTGCTGAGGACTGGCGACCAGGAGATGACTGGAAGCCTGACGCTTAACCCAGGACCATCTGGCGTTACACTCGAAGCCGGTTCCGTGATAATTCTAGACAATAGATTTAACAAAATGGATCTTGGTAGGCTCAAGAACTTGACG GTAAAGATAAACGCCCCAAGTATCGTTAAAGCGCCAATTACCTTCGTGGACACTTGTTATTTTAACACCGTGACCTTGGTGAACGACCTTATCAATGCTTACAACATAAGCGACCTCGGGAGGGTCATTAACGGGGACTACCTCGTTAGCATGGGTGATCACCTCGGCGTCGCTCTGAACACTGCTCACAAAACGAAGGCTGCTCTGGCAG ACGAAGATGCAGAAATTTGGTATTACGAAGAGAGTTCTTTGGAGTCTGTCTACAGGTTCTTGGCGGTCAC GTTACAAGGAGACTACCTGCAGCCGAAGGCGTATGACACTCTGGTTGGCCTGGACAAAAATAATAATTTGGTCGCTACATACCGCATTGCTTCTAACTTCCCCAGACTTT ATCGTGCAGTGAGGGTGTTGgatcctgtgagtgttgcaggtCTGGGTAGTGGTCTGCTCGCTACCTGTGGGGGCAGCCTAATGAACATGACGTCACAGCTCAACAAGACTTTAGACTTTAATATG ATACCCCTAGAGAGTGGGGTCCAGAGCAGCTACGGACACATCCACTCACTAGCTGGGCAAATTGGACTTGAAGCTGCTTTTGGCATTGTTCAGTGTAAAGACCTAGTG AGCTTCAGGCTGAAGGACAACAGACGGTGCCTGGCCGTGCTGGACTACGTCGCCAGCTCTACTGTCGTGTGTGGGCTCCCGTCCTCTGGGTTCAGGCTCTTGAACTACCTCCATACTACCAGGGCTGTTAAG GGAGCATGGCTGAGTCAGGGGCACGACACCTACCTGGTGGTGGCAGAGGAAGGGAGCGACTTCGAGCCAGGTTACCTCAAGCTATTCAGACATGATGAAAAGACTGACAAAATGCAACTG GTTAGGACACTAGCAGTTGCTGGGGCTTCAGATGTTGATGCCGTGTCCTGGGAGAGTCGGGCAGTTGTTACCGTCACAACCTTACCAAACAGGTTCTGCAATTCATCAGTACTCGTGTTTAGCGTAAAGTCTGAACATAACCTTGAAGTCAAAATGCTCCAG AAACTAGAAATCGATGGGGTTGTTCATGGCCGGCTGTCCCTCACCCCACTTGGTGAGGTCGGACTCTTCATGCAGAGGCGGAGGGATCTCCTGATCTATTATATGAAGGGTGGAAAATTTGTGTTTGGCAGGAAG ATAAAAACTACACCTTCGTTGTGCCCATCGTCCTTCCCGTTCGTGTATGGTAATCCGGGCACCCTCATGATCTCCTACTCCGGGCTGGGGTGGCTGGAGGCCCAGGACGACGAGGACGCCCTTAGTCTTGTTCCCTCTACAATGTATAACGCTGTGTACAGAGGCAAGATGAAGTGA